The nucleotide window CTAAatagatttaatatcattaatagaAACCTATTAAGAAGATTGAGGTGCACTGTAATGAATGGAATTTGAACTAGATTACTTAGAAGAACTAATCCTTCTCCACCTAAGCTTGAACCAAAAATACCTATACATAGTGGCAGTCCTTCTCCTcttactagtccctttgaggcaagATCTCTAATGGATTTGGCACCCTCTTCATCTTATGATTCCATAGCAGCTTGATTGGATCGTATTGAGCTTTGTCAATACCAAATTTTGACTAAGATACAATAGATTCATCAACATCTTGACACTTTTGATGCTCATTTTCAtactttatttaaatattttggattACCACCACCCGAGTAACttgtatattttttctttttgttaatgacaaaagagGAGAAAAGTCTTTACTTTTCGATAATGTGGTAATTGTGTATGTTAAACAAGAAAAATTATGGTGTTTTAACATATGATGATGGTGAtgttgaaattatgcaatgattattctcacatttttaactgaaattatgcatatattttatacaatgattattttgatattttaactaaaattatgcatatgatttttaCAATGATTTCTATTTAAAGTACTAagatttatgattaaaattatttcaacttgaattcaaataCTAGCACCGAAAGGTTTTTATGTTTTGAATTTGAGTTCATTATATTTCAaattagcatatagatagggggagtttggttaaaacttcatcattaattggttgttatcataaaaaagggggagattattgaatctcaaattttgattttGAAATCAATTAAAGAGTTAATAAACTAATATGCCtttaagataagtgatgtaggaaatACATCGATCAAGGACTCAAACCATTAAGGCCAAATTATCGAAGCAAGAGAATCAGACATTATGCCAAGAAAAGTATCATGTTGAAAATTGGACGTCAAGCTGGAGGATTGTTCAATGTGCCAAAGATTAGACTTCATGCTACAAGTTTGCGTATCTTACTAGAAGGATCAATTATTGCGTTAAAAGGTCGGATGTCATAGGAAAGTCGACATGTCGATAGATCAAGCGATATGCCAAAAGAAAGGACGAAGTACCGGAGGTTTAGATGAAGTGCTGGAAGATTAGATGACATGTCAGAATGGCGTATAACGTGTTGAAAAGATTTGAAATTATGATGGATATGTGGTTGGATTGTTAAAGTCTTAATTGATGTCTTTCTATgtcaaattgagttggtattgggctGAGACCATGCTACCTTGTTGAGAGAGCTAATAAGCTTGGACCCGAGCCGAATTGGGTCTATTAGAAGGCCAAAATAGTAGCCTTAAGTAGGCTTGGGTGATGGTATCGCCTGAGTAAATCGATAAGCACAAATAATGCTTATCAACACTAttgacgatggtaccacctagggtGGCGGTGGTACTATCTAGAATTTAAAAATTCTGACAGTGGTATCATTTGACAGTTCAAAattacaacataaaaaattatgatgGTAGTACCACTAGCTGTCATTAATAGTACCGCCCTTATCCTAAAATTTTCAgagatttaaaatatttgattatatttgaagctttttagggcctataaataccccactaaggCTTGGACGATGAAGCATCAATTTCTAAGTTGGTGAAGGGTTGTAGCTCTCTCTTTGAGTATTGTTTGAGTCTCTTCATCCTTCTtgagtttagaggtgattctAAGTTGTAGGAGATAAGAGATCTTAAAAAAGAATATGTAGGTTCTTTCCTAATCCAATTAAAAGGAGATAAGCTGTaacaatggtagttgatcttcacccattggaaaGAATATTAGAAGTAAAAGTTAGTAGCCTTGAGAGAAGAAGAATCGAGAGTGAACGTAGGTCGGggagaccgaaccattataaattggtttgaatttcttCTCTTACTTTTCATTTGTGGTTCTTACTCGTTTACTTTACTTGCAACTCTACTTATATTTTTGGGTAATAATATTTCTGATACGAATTTATCGATAGAACTTTAAAATCGGATAACAAATtactatagcactaattcaccccatgcCATTATGATCCTAATAATAATCAcctaaattatttaatctaatacaatgataaaaaaacatatgaaACTAAATAAACCGATGAAATTTTAATGaaataatttatttatcttaattccATATCCATTATTGTCATTTGTAAGTCATCATCATGTTCATATTCTTCTAATGcaccaataatattaatataaataattaaaaaatatgtaGTTGGATAATAAACATCACACAAGGTATATGttacattattaaaaaaatttaaaaattttaaaattctttcACACACACTCAAATGCTCTGGATATAAACAAACTTCCCTAAcattatttgtaataaaagtgcataataattttttatattaatttttttaagtaaTTCATATGTAGAATTCTATTGGGTAGGAGCACCTCTAGaaaatcttttgatttttttgtcaTTAACTTATAAAATATGTCATATTCTTTCATTAATTATGGATGACCCACATGAATGAAATAGTTTGTTTAATAGGAGAAAAAAAAGTTTCAAGAGATCTAAGTTCATCTAACATGAACTTAataattccataaattcaaaactTGATAAGCACATCTAACATGAAAAAAAATACCACCAAAAGCAAGTTAACAAATTGCTAATAATTCCATATAGAAGCAATATTTGTCGATGCATTATTAAAAACcaatagaaaaaaattttaaaaactaaATAATATTCCTCTAAAATAATTGTTatcattctataaatattatcAGTTATACATCGTTCATCGAATATTCTAGAACCAATAATACATTTTTGCATGGTTCAGTCACTATTTATTCAATAACAAGTGACTCCAATTTAGGATTGCATTTGTGAGCGATCACTCCAAATATCAGAACAATTGAAAACATGACTGCCTAAAgctcaaaagaaaattttgtctttctctttatttttataaaaattatgtaAAGTATAAGTAAGAGCGGCACTAGAAACTCATTGTGCCACTGAATTTAAAATCTTTTGAAAATAATCAATAAATCTGATTTTTTCACCATAACTAAAAGATAAATGTTTAATGATGAGAAATCTAGCTAatgctttatgattttttttttacaaaaggaTAAAAAGTGGGAGAAGTATGGTATTCAAAAGTTTATATTTGACTCCTCTCGTTTGTGTTGAATGTTTCTTCTCAATATGtttttgaaatattccatatccTCCTCCTTTAAACTTGAAAACTTGGACACTAATTACATATGACATGGAAAGAGCTATCAGGGTTTTGGATCTTCTTCAAGTATACCTTGAATATATCCGACTTGATTTTGGTTGCTATTTTGGTGATGTTTGGCTCAACATCAATATTAATgtattggttttctttatttaccGATTTTCTAAAGACTCCTCGTTAATGAAGTGGTAGTTATACTTGCCATCAGATCAAGAAAGAGCAAAAAGAGCTTGAGAGAGAGCTTAAGAGTATTTAAACTTCAAAGAAGTGCTTAATCAAATAGGTGGGTAAGAATGAGAGATTTGAGTGGGTATTTATGGggtttttaattttttctaaagtAACCCCCAAACTAACTATTATGTGATTGTTGGAGGggataaatctatttttttatttttttattttttaaattataaaataatcaaaatatacatgAATACAATTATTATATGACTATTGACAGGGGCAAACTGATCATTTATCTCTTCATCAGACCGTTGGGCTAGACTTGAATTATTGAGCTTGATCGTTTGACCCcaacaaaattaatatttttttaattatcgaATCAATGATTTAAATCAGAACTAAAATCATTGGTTCCGAATTGAATATTCTAATTTCATAAAATTTAGATCTGAAACTGAATTATATCTAGttaattttaatttgatttagAATCGATGAATCGTCATATCAATTTGAATCGTGATCAAATCTAAATGTATCTCACATTAATCATTTTTTAAGCACTTATCTGCGAAagactagaaaaaaaaaaccacaaaatttatattaatatgtCGTTTAAAACACACAATAATTTCGTATTAAGAGAGGTCGTCAACTGTCGATTGCGAAATGACCAACACATTAAACGCATTTGACAAATGTGCGGAAGAATATTAGAGCACGTGCTTGGAAGCCGacttgcggtcttcctccttcgcgGCAAAGGCTTGTTTAGAACACGAGCAGCACGAGGTGCTCGTGCGCTTATTCCCCGGAAGAAAGGTAGGACAAGACCCAAGTGGTATTGATAGATGGCGATGAGAAGCCAGCTTTCCGCACCCACTTCAGTTGTCTCCATCATATCTGGGTAGATCCAGTGAATTCCAACGCAGGCTTTGACCTTAACCAGGCCACAACGAGCCGTCCGTCTCATTAATGTGGGTGGGAGGTTCCTGCCATTGCTATAAAGAAGTGAGCTTCTTGCCTTCACGTCCTCCATCGTTGTATTGGAAGCGGCAGCTGCAGCAGCGGGGATGACGAAGAACCACGTtgctttcctcttcttctccttcgccgTGGGCTTTGTTCTGTTCTCAATGCTCTTGCTGTTTCTGAGGAAGCGGCGGTGTTGCAGCTGCGATGTATGCAAGGCCTACGTGAGCTCATCGTGGGCGGCGGAGTTCGACAACCTCTGCGACTGGTACGCGCACCTACTCCGGGAGTCGCCCACCGGCACCATCCACATCCACGTGCTGGGGAACACCGTCACGGCCAACCCGGCCAACGTGGAGTACATGCTCCGGACCCGGTTCGACAACTTCCCCAAGGGGAAGCCCTTCTCCGCCCTCCTCGGCGACCTCCTCGGCCAGGGCATCTTCAACGTGGACGGCGACGCGTGGCGGTTCCAGCGCAAGATGGCGAGCCTCGCTCTCGGCAGCGTCGCCGTGCGCTCCTATGCCTTCGGGATCGTGGCCGGCGAGATCGGCCGCGGTCTGCTCCCGCTGCTGTCCTCCATCGCCGACCGAGGAGACGGTGCGGTTGTGGACCTCCAGGACGTGTTCCGGAGGTTCGCTTTCGACACCATATGCAAGATTTCGTTCGGGCTCGACCGCGGCTGCCTCGAGCTCCCGATGCCTATGTCGGAGTTCGCGGCCGCCTTCGATACCGCCTCGAGGCTGTCGGCGCGGCGGGGGACGGCGACGGCGCCGTTGATTTGGAAGCTGAAGCGGCTGCTTAACGTCGGGTCCGAGAGGGAACTGAAGCGGACGATCCGGATGATCAACGTGTTGGCGGAGGAGGTGATACGGCAACGCCGGAAGCTTGGATTCGCGTCCAGCCACGACCTGCTCTCCCGCTTCATGGGCTCGGTGGTGGACGACGACGACAAGTACATTCGCGACATCGTCATCAGCTTCCTCCTCGCCGGCCGCGACGCCGTCGCCTCGGGCCTATCGAGCTTCTTCCTGCTTCTGTCGCGGCACCATAACGTCGCGAAGGCGATGCGCGAGGAGATAGCCGGCGTCACCAAGGCCGACGGGGCGGACGTCGTCAGCTACGAGCAGCTGAAGGAGATGCACTATGTGCACGCGGCGATCTACGAGAGCATGCGCCTCTTCCCACCGGTCCAGTTCGACTCCAAGTTCTGCCTCGAGGACGACGTGCTCCCGGACGGCACGTTCGTGAGCAGGAACACGAGGGTGACGTACCACCCGTACGCCATGGGGAGGATGGACAGCATCTGGGGCCCCGACTGCGACGAGTTCAGGCCGGGGCGGTGGCTCCGCGGCGGGGTGTTCACCCCGGAGAGCTTGTTCAAGTACCCGGTGTTCCAGGCGGGGCAGCGGGTGTGCCTCGGCAAGGAGTTGGCGCTGATGGAGATGAAGACAGTGATCGTCTCCGTGGTCAGTAAGTTCGATGTCGAAGTGCTTCCCGGCGGCCGGCCGCTGAAATTCGTGCCAGGTCTGACGGCGACCATCAACGGTGGGCTGCCGGCGCGGGTTTGCCGGCCAAAGATATAGTTTTCTTTGGTTTCTGCGCGCCTCGAAAGGCCTCTTGCATCGCCTTCTTCCCCATGGATGTTACAGGAGGGGATAAACTATGTGTACAGATCTCGAGGAGAAAAGAAAAGGAGTCGGTTGAATGTAaatgagaagaggaatcgatacgGCTCGAACAAGACAAATTCCTTCTGGTAGTATATAGTTGATGGCTCATAGATCGCCGTGCCTCAGTAGCAGCGGTTGGGTTGGCTGGTGATCCTAATCGCATGATGTTAACACAGCATACATAAAAATGGTAATACCATGGGCGGTGCCCATAGCAACAGTTTATGCACCACATGAATTCCTATTATTTTTCCAGTGGAATTATATAGATATAACCATTGACTAATCTCCGTTGActaataatgattttgatgaagtCCAAGATGCTAAGTATCAACCAACCTGACCCACTTGTTCTAAATAAGATGAGTTGCAATTGATCTGATATGAGTGTTTGATCGTGAAGGCCGAAATCAAAATATAAGTTTAGCTAGAGAAAATTTGGTCCCTTTTTATAGTGCCTTAGATTTAACATCTAATGCCCATAAAAGTCTGCATTGAGACGTTAGTATactaatttttcttaaaaaataaaaaaaaattcattgcaACAGGAATTGAAGTATGGACTGAAAATTGAGACGGTACAATACACTAACCACTAAGATGTCTCAATAgatacaaataataatatattattatacaatttatatgcctcaagtttGAGTTCaagtttaaatataatattttttaaaaaaaataataccaaaaaaaGTTTATTATCTTTGAATTATTATcagaaatatttttaattaaaatataatgattCTACGACAAAGTTAGGTCCAATAGAATTCATCGAAATTGTAGAACCACACTGGAGACTTACCAATACTTTGAGAATGTAAAATCTAGAATCTTTCCTCTTCTTTCGTTTTTTAGTGTTGATTCTTCTAGCACGGATTGTACTAGTTTTATttaactaatatattttttaaaaagttaTTATTGATTTTACCATCTATACAACTCCaattttttaagttaaaaaaaaaagaaatttaatcTTCTGTTGGCcttttgaatttttaattttaaacaaataaaaatagtaaATGCTCTGCTTATTCATTATCGATTGCTAAACATTTTCTTTAGTTTCTTGAATAAAGGTGTATGCCATTGCAAAAATGACCCATACTCATAATGAATATGCTACTAGTGAGTAATAAATcttacatattttaatttttatgaatgtattgaagaaaatataaaaaaaaaataaaccccAAAAAAGGTTCCTCCTTTCCTAATTTAATTCTTTCCTGATATTTGGTTTTTAAGTAATTTTCTAAATCAATGTGGCCTCCTATCAACATttagaattttaaattattattaattgaTGAATTAGTCCTAATTAATGGCAGGGGACGTCTAGTTAATGTTCTAAAGTCGAGTTTGTATAGGTatgttataaatttatttttattcgtaTTATTATATATCTATACCTTCTAAATAAACATATATCCTATCTAtgagaaacttatttcatcatttCTAATAACTCTTCTTATCATTGTCAAATTTTGTTGGAGCAACAAGGAAGACTGGACATGAGTCAAACTCGCAAGTCTTTCGCAGTCAGTGTTTTGCTTGTGCTGTACGAGCAATTGCATGTTCCTCGtgctctaaaaggactcggagggCTAAGTTAGGATCTTACTAATTATTcgacttaaaaaaattaattttgaatcACAAGCTCATCCAACTgaaacttttaattttttttttcacacaataaataaataatattcaaggattataataatattaattctctattattattattattatatttcttttggaaaacaaaagaaaattagtAGATGAAAATATCTCATATTTAATAAAACATTTCAATAATAGTGATGAAACACAATCTACCACTAAAATTGTCACATGTCAAAACAAGAGTTCCAACTGTGGACTTAAGAGAAGGGAGGACCTATGTGTAACTAACTATGAAGGTCATACATGGATTTAGATGCTAATTACATAACGGATCAAGGAATTGATCCCTTGTAGTGGATGGCTGGTGTTGAGAGATCATATTGACCCGATGTAAGTAGTGGatctgtaacatcccattagtcccacatcggaagtgggtaatatgtatgattggcttataagggtctgatgagtgtactactatcaacttcaacttaagcattttggtcagtggtttagaccaaacgaagttgataggctagttagcccatcagaccCGAgtcttaatatttggtatcagagctgacctagcatttgggcatggtgagggggctcgaataggaaagggctacccgtagacggagtcagaggactcgtcacgacgTAGAGCCACCACTagactacgcctcacatgcactatgctagggtctgatctgggtttagaccaaacgaagttgataggctagttagcccatcaggcccgagtAATAATAGGATCGGGTTGAGAGCCTCAACGAAGGTTGCTCTTTTACATTCTTTACTAAAATACTGAAGCGGGTTGAGTCGAGCCGTAAGAAACACGACTCGAACCCGATCTGATACGGATTAAATCAGAGGTCAAGAAATCTTGAACCCGTTTTATAGAAATGTCAATAGGAAAAGTATACATAAATTTTGCGCTATTTGAATCCCAATTCGATTCATTTACATCGGTATTTGAAACCGAACCCCAAGTTGGCAGGATCGGCTCCGTCAGTTTCCTTCTGTTTTCGCTACGCGCGCGGTTCCAACTTCAAGAtcgagcgagagcgagagcgagagagagagagagagagctccgaTGTTTCGTTTCCACTTCCAGGTGCGAATTGCTTGATCTCCAGATATATGGTCTGTGTTGATATTTCTACTGTTCTTGATGAATTCTTTTGAAGGGTTTTAAGAATTTCTTTcgggtaaatgttttattttttatgtcgttTTCCTGGATCCATTTTTGAACTGGGGAAGAATCGGTTGGTTTCATCTTGGGTTTGATCAATTTCGATGGTGTGGTTAGATATTGAGATCAGCTTGTAGGAAGATTCAGGGTATTCGCCAGCTGTTTGTTGAAATGCCATGCGTAGAGCAGATCTGACAAGAGAATCCCGTTACCttcatcttgggttactaaaattTCATGATGCGGTAAGATGTTAAGATCGGCAGCTTGGTGGCATTCCCCAACTATTTGTTAAAACGCCGTGCGTATATTAAATCTGACAAAAGAATCCCGCTATTTTCATCTTGGATTAATTCAGAGAGTGTGGTAGAATATGGAGATGGGGTTGTGGGAAGCTTGATGGTATTCCTCAAGTATTCGTTGAAATGCCATGTAATTATTAGATCTGACAACAAGAGAATACCGTTAGTTTCGTCTTGAGTTACTCAAATTCGATGATGATGTATGATATTGAGATTGGATTGTAAGAAGATTAGACGCATTCCTCGACTATTTGTTGAAATGCTAAGTGTCTATTGAACCTGACAAAAGAATCCCGCTAGTTTCATCTTGATTAGTTCGTCTCCATGAGGTGGTAGTATATTGAGATCGGACTGTAGGAAACTCCGTGGCATTCCTCAATAATTCGTGGAAATGCGATGTGAAATATTGGATCTGATGAGAGTTCAGGATTAGtcgattttgatgatgaggtaGCAGATTGAGATAGGATTGTAGGGAGGCTTCTGACATTCCTcaaaattttgttttaatgctATGTGCATATGAGATCAATCAAGAAAATTGAGTAATTTCGTTTTGGATTAGTCCATTTTGATGATGTGGGAGGAGACGGAGATCAGATTGTAGGAAAAGTTGGTGGCACTCTTCAACCATTTGTTGAAACGCCATGTGCTTGCTCATTGCGCGTAGACGAAGTTATCCTTAACGCTCGTACCTCGTGAAGACCAGAATGAACTCGAgtgtatatatatttatcctCTTTCCATTCTGCAGTGGTCTTAACTTTTGAATATGCTTTCTCTTTTGAAGTATGTTGCATTCAATATTGTTTCCTTATTATGATCACCAATGACATCACATTTGCAGATATCTTCGGACAAAATGTAGAAAGATCAGGAGTTCCTGCTGCGAGTAACAGattctacacacacacacacccacaaacaaacaaaaaaaaggtaCATGGTCCTCATTTTCCATAACCAACATGAATATGAATTttcacatgatttcataaagatattatgaaatcatgctagttTAGAAAAAGATATTATGCTAGTTTAGAACATAATTTTCACATTATCTATAGAACTTGCAAGCTTTTCTTCCCATTTAAAGATATTATGCTAGTTTAGAAAAAGATATTCTTTTCCATATCCGTAGGTCAAATATTCATTGAAATGAAACAAGCATAGGTTATCCGATTGTAAACATCCATCCACATGGTAATCTCTAGTGCATTTGCTAAAAACACATGCACGCACACATGGGAGACGGATTCTTGGAAGATTTTTGCCTAGTTTgtctttattttttatctttaccCTGAAATGCGAAGCAAGCATTCTATCAAGAACACATACAAACAAATTATCGTTCATGCCCTTCCACTCTCGTATAGTATTGTTTGTTCGCTTGTGCAACATTCCAGTGCCATTGCTCAGTAAAAACCCCACTTGTGCAGTGTTTTGGTGAAAGGGACAAGGTGCAGCCAAGAATTGTAGCTACTGATTCCCTCGATGCATGCACATATTAGATAGGACATCAATTTTAAGGTGGATTTCATAGGCGAGTCAGGGTTTGCATGCCTTGGCCAGACATGAATGGCAAATTCGATCGCATCCTTCTGCGTTATGCAAATTTACAGTCACCGGCCGCCAGCCAACCAGCCACAAGCGGCAGCAATGCAGATAATACGTTTCGACAGTCACCAGAACTAACAGGAGCTTGTCAAGCCCACAGGACCAGGAAAGGAGCATCTTTAGGCTAGAACCCACCTTGGAATGTTGAAGGCAAGTACAGAGGTCTTCCTGTCTGTGATTTATACACCCAGCAATCCAGCTTCGCTTCCGGGACGAGATTCCCTAGTCCTTGTTGAGCTTGATCACCAATTTTCTTAACTAGGATACAAAATGGAAACCCTAAACACGGTCTTCAATTTTTTAGAGCCAACAAATCCAACGCACCTTTCACAAAGCCAATATTTGGGAAGATGGGTGTATAAAGTACATTGTTCCTTGATTTGTGCCGGTCATACCAAACCCCACCGGTGACCAAACGGTAGGTTGCACCATGAGTAAATATCCAAGAAATGTCAGCTGGAGTCTGAACCAGTGGAGTCTTGGAAACTTCAGCAAATTGACACCAAGCATCAACCAGTAGATCACAAGCATTATGTTATACAGCATGGGACTAGAATTAGGCGTTTACAATACACAATTTACAATGCAGGAACAACCGCTTTAGTACTTGGTAGAATTCTGATTGAACCAGGCAGAGTTTACAAGCTTGTTCTTTTTAGAATGAAAGCACAGAAGGAGCAAATGGATATATATAAGTTAGACTTACAACTATAATCTGACAAGCTATTTACAAGGTAGGTGCTATccagcatatatacatatatatcacaAGAGACTTTGAGAGTAAAAAATTACAATACCATCAAAACTGTAGGAATAAGAAAGTATCTCATATGTTGGAACCATCACAGAAAGCTACATCCAACTTTTTTGGCTTCACATCTTCAAGAGACCTGCACAAGGCAACAGACAGACTAGAAACTTAAGTCCCTATAGGTTCCAATCATCTGAAAACAAAAGGATGCTCAAAATTAAACAGAACAATCAGTCCGCAAGTGTGTTTTGTCATCATCATAATTTATGGAAATTAGTTAATGAGATGGTCTTTTTAGTAAACAATAGCTCAAAGGAGAGGAAGCTCTGCTGCACCATCGATGCAACTATCAATTTAATAACACAACCTAGTAGCATGAGAAAATGACAGCCAAAAATAGCCAAATAAATTATTTGAACAAAAGATGAGTTCAGGACGAGAGATCCACATACCGTGACAACTCAGCACAGCCCTCAGAATTCTGACGATTAGTACCATGCACAGGGCCGTTTGTTTCTTTGCCAGAACTATTTTCTTCTGAAGTGGCTGGACTCTCTTCAAGTCTAGAATTTAATGTTCCTGGGTTCATACTCTGGACCTCCTCTCGAGTGTAGATATAAATCTTACGAACCATGTTACAGAATTCACTGCAATAAACACTGAGTCAGCCACCTAGTAGTTAAGCTGTGCCAAAATAAAGCAAAGCAGGAAAAAAGTAAATACAAACACTTACTTCCAGGGATCATCTCCGACAAGCATCATATCACCTTCATTGTCAGTGTATACAACAAGCCAGTTCTTGTTGGGAGCAAGTAGTGCACCCTTAAAATCAAATATTTGATCTAGTTCAGCAATCAGTTCATCATAACCACTGAACTTGGAAAGATCAACAGACCTACCAAGTGCAATACCTTGCTTATGCACCTGAAATGAAAATAATCTCGTTAAGTTCTTGCTACATTTAGGTCATGGAAGTTGATTCCTCCAGGAATTCTACCATATTCTCATGATAGTTCAGCATCATAAATGGCTGGCAATAGTAACTCTAGAAATTAAGGATAAGAATGTAGCacgaaagaaatgtaactttgaGTAACTACAATAGGAAACTTGATTTAAAATTTGGTACCATTATGATGAATCAATTTGTTCAACCTTTTCTTGAACCAGAAACCTCAAGTGTGGTTATGGATATTCACAAATGTCAACCAAAACCTCTAAGGTTCCTTTATATTCAGAATTTGTTTCATGAAGCATGCTCCAGACTCAAAGATTGTTTTTTCTCAAGTTATTTGACAAGGCATAAAGGCAATAACTTCTTTTGGTCTGTCAATATTGTCTGCATTAATACTTCTTATTTTATATTGACAGGAAAACCTACATTCTATGGTACCAAAAAAGAAAACctctgataaaaaaaaataactggCAATGACAATCACATAAGACAACATGGGTTACATCTTTCAAAACAAAGTCAGCCCAGGCTACAACATAGGCTATAGCCATAGTGTAGAAAGATAATGAGAATATAGAGCATGCAACAATTACCTCCGCAATATAGCATATATCAAAGACTGATgtcagaaacaaaaagaacataaaaaGAATATGTCTCAAATTGATTAAGCAAAAAAAGAAAGCTTGCCTTGGTGCAACTCCTGGTTGAACCACCTTGCAGTTTGTTCTGAACATCTTTAGGAGCCTGTTGACAAACCTGATTAGGTTTCTCTGTATCGCCATTTGTCAGTGTGGTACTAACAGATGTTACAGGTTTGCTGTTTAAGTGAAACCCAAATAACTTGCAACCGCTATTTCCTTTGGACTTCACCACATCATTCTGGGATGGTGCTAGTGGTTGAGGTTTCACGACCCTAGTTTGTGGCATGTTCTCTGTTCGAGAATCTTGCAGAAACCGTGGTAGCCAATTTTCTGAGTGCCGATCACCTCCTAATTCCTGCAGTTCAGTATGAACTCCCTGCATGTCATATCTATAACTTCCAAGTTTCTGATAAGACAACTCAACAACACGAGTCATCTTCAGGTTGCAT belongs to Musa acuminata AAA Group cultivar baxijiao chromosome BXJ3-5, Cavendish_Baxijiao_AAA, whole genome shotgun sequence and includes:
- the LOC103985192 gene encoding cytochrome P450 94C1-like is translated as MTKNHVAFLFFSFAVGFVLFSMLLLFLRKRRCCSCDVCKAYVSSSWAAEFDNLCDWYAHLLRESPTGTIHIHVLGNTVTANPANVEYMLRTRFDNFPKGKPFSALLGDLLGQGIFNVDGDAWRFQRKMASLALGSVAVRSYAFGIVAGEIGRGLLPLLSSIADRGDGAVVDLQDVFRRFAFDTICKISFGLDRGCLELPMPMSEFAAAFDTASRLSARRGTATAPLIWKLKRLLNVGSERELKRTIRMINVLAEEVIRQRRKLGFASSHDLLSRFMGSVVDDDDKYIRDIVISFLLAGRDAVASGLSSFFLLLSRHHNVAKAMREEIAGVTKADGADVVSYEQLKEMHYVHAAIYESMRLFPPVQFDSKFCLEDDVLPDGTFVSRNTRVTYHPYAMGRMDSIWGPDCDEFRPGRWLRGGVFTPESLFKYPVFQAGQRVCLGKELALMEMKTVIVSVVSKFDVEVLPGGRPLKFVPGLTATINGGLPARVCRPKI